The stretch of DNA GCCTCGATCTGGGATGCGGTGCGACCGACAATGGACCGGGACGGCATGGAGGGATTGGACTCCCCGGCGGCTCCCGATACGCGCCTCGTCCGGCTGCACGCGGAAGAAGCTCCACGACACGCGGCGCGCCAGGGCGGGGCGAGCCTGCAGGCCGCGGCGATGGCGCGCGAGCGGCGCGAGGCGTGGGCCGTCTACACGGACCTCGTGGAGAAGGGGCGCGCCGGCGGACTTGACCGGTTCAGCGAGGCGGAGGTGCGCGCGTTCGGGCGCCTGTATCGCGGCGTGACGGCGGACCTCGCGCGCGCGCGAACCTACGGCGCCTCGCCGGGGCTGCTGGAGGCGGTGGAACGATGGGCGGGGGCCGGACACAACCTCCTGTACCGCGCGAAGGGAAGGGCGGCGGTCCCCCTCGGACGGTGGATCGCACGTGAATTGCCGCGGGCGGTGCGGCGCCATCACCGGCCGGTGCTCCTCGCGGCCCTGCTGCTTTTCGGTCCCATGCTGGCCTCGTACGCGGCCGTCCGCGACCGTCCGGCGAGGGCGCGTGCGATCATGCCGGCGGAGATGCTGGCAAGAGCAGAAAGCACCGCTCGTGGCGACATCAACGCTTCCTACATCGATGTCGACGGCGCCGCGCGGCCGGCCCTGTCCTCGGTCCTCGTGACGAACAACGTGCAAGTGAGTTTCTTCGCGTTCGCGGGCGGGTTGCTCGCCGGCGCGGGCACGGTGTTGATCCTCGTCTTGAACGGCGTCATGCTCGGGGCCGGGTTCGGTCTGTATGCGAACAACGAGGTTCTGGGGGTGATTCTCGCCTTCGTCTTCCCGCACGGCGTGATGGAACTCACCGCCATCTGCCTGGCCGGCGGTGCGGGGCTGGGGCTCGGGTCGGCGCTCCTCGTGCCCGGACGGCGCACGCGTCGGGAGGCGCTGCGGGAGCGGGGCGGCGCCTTCCTCTCCCTCCTCGGCGGGTCGGTGCTCCTGCTGATCGTGGCGGGTCTCGTGGAGGGGTTCTACTCACCGTCCGGACTTCCGGCCGTGGCGAAATTCGCCTTCGGCGGCGCCACCGCGCTCTTGCTCGTGGCGTACTTCGGCTTCGCGGGCCGCGGTTCCGACGCCGGCCCGCGCGGGAAGGTCAGAGCAGCCCGCGCTCCTTGATCTCGACGTACTTGTCCAGGGTGCGCACGAGCGCGTCGCCGGGCGGCGTGTCCACGACGAGGATCCCCGA from Candidatus Palauibacter australiensis encodes:
- a CDS encoding stage II sporulation protein M, encoding MMGDTRGGLHRRVSLETPEHVKLEYQLADLGSRAAALALDLAIIVAAILLVALVFRYTGGLGQAVLYIVIFFATWGYFLFFEAVWDGRTPGKRALGLRVLHDGGEPLSFQGSVLRNLIRIVDLQPGVTGMAGAASILFNRRAQRLGDLVAGTIVVRDTGGGEMFGDEPRTAGRPDRPRLSVEQFALVSGYVARRAGLESDVRSRVAASIWDAVRPTMDRDGMEGLDSPAAPDTRLVRLHAEEAPRHAARQGGASLQAAAMARERREAWAVYTDLVEKGRAGGLDRFSEAEVRAFGRLYRGVTADLARARTYGASPGLLEAVERWAGAGHNLLYRAKGRAAVPLGRWIARELPRAVRRHHRPVLLAALLLFGPMLASYAAVRDRPARARAIMPAEMLARAESTARGDINASYIDVDGAARPALSSVLVTNNVQVSFFAFAGGLLAGAGTVLILVLNGVMLGAGFGLYANNEVLGVILAFVFPHGVMELTAICLAGGAGLGLGSALLVPGRRTRREALRERGGAFLSLLGGSVLLLIVAGLVEGFYSPSGLPAVAKFAFGGATALLLVAYFGFAGRGSDAGPRGKVRAARAP